Within Micavibrio sp. TMED2, the genomic segment AGCTGGGGCGGTCGAGCAGACGGATATACCGGTTGCAAAAGAAAGCGAGCGCTTGCCGCTGATCGGTCGCTCACCGGCGATGCAGAATATCTATCGCATCATGGCGCGGTTGATGAATACCGACCTGACCGTGCTGATTACTGGCGAGAGCGGTACCGGTAAGGAACTGGTAGCCAAGGCGCTGCATGAACTTGGCCAGCGCAAGCGCGGTCCGTTTGTGCCGGTCAACATGGCGGCAATCCCGCGCGAACTGATCGAAAGCGAGCTGTTCGGCCATGAGAAGGGTGCCTTCACCGGTGCCGTCAACCGCTCGACCGGGCGGTTTGAGCAGGCACAGGGCGGCACGCTGTTCCTTGATGAGATTGGTGATATGCCACCGGAGGCACAGACCCGGCTGCTGCGTGTGCTGCAGGAAGGTGAGTACACCACCGTTGGCGGTCGTACTGCCATGGCCGCCGATGTGCGGATCATTGCAGCGACCCACCGGGATCTGCGTACCCTGATCCGGCAGGGGCTGTTCCGTGAGGATCTGTACTATCGCCTCAACGTTGTGCCCATGCGTCTGCCGGCCCTGCGTGAGCGCAGCAGCGACATTCCCGATCTGGTCAGCCACTTCCTCTCCGAAACCATGCCGGAGGAGAAGATCGCCAAGCGTTTGACCCCGGCGGCGATGCAGCGCCTGCAGGTTCACCAGTGGCCGGGCAATGTGCGGGAACTGGAAAACCTCGTCCGCCGCCTGTCCGCGCTCTATGTGGATGAGGAAATCGATGTCGATGTCATTGATGCCGAGCTGAATGAGGACGAGGCGAGTGAGCCGGTTGCCGGTATTTCGCATATTCCGAGCGACGAGAGCCTGTCCGAAGCGGTGGGTCGCCACCTTACGGCCTATTTCGCAGCACATGACGGGTCACTGCCCGCATCGGGCCTGTATGAGCGGATCATTCAGGAAGTCGAGCGCCCACTGATCACCCAGTGCCTTGAGGCAACCAAGGGCAACCAGATCAAGGCGGCAGAGTTGCTCGGTCTCAACCGCAATACGCTTCGTAAGAAGATACGCGGTTTAAACATTCCAGTGGTGCGCGGAATCAAGTAAGACCACATCTGACCCGATCAGCCGTGGCTGATATGAATTCATACTCGCGAGCCGGACAGTATGGCAGCCAACCCCAGCACATCTGACGCAACACCGGGCGAAAAGCCGCTCTGGCGGCTGGCACTCGGCTGGCTCGGCCGGATCATCTGGTCGAACAAATTTGCCATGCTGCTGGCCATCGCCGGGATTGTCTCGCTGCTGGCGACCATGTTCATCGTGACCAGACGCGGTGCGGTTGAGGCCGAGGCGGAAACCGTGCTCTGGCTGCTCGTGCTCAATCTGGCGCTGTTCGCGGTGCTGGCGCTGGTGCTGATCTACCGGATGGTGCAGTCATGGCAGCGGCGGCGGCGCGGGCTTGCCGGATCGCGGCTGCATATGCGGCTGGTGGTATTCTTCTCTGTACTGGTGACCATCCCGTCGGTGCTGGTGGCGGCTTTTGCCGCGACATTCTTCTATTACGGTGTACAGGGCTGGTTCAGCGACCAGGTACGCACCGCGGTTGAGGAAAGCCTCAGTGTCGCCGAAGCCTATCTGGCTGAGCACCAGCAGGTGATCCGTGCTGATGCGCTGGCCATGGCGACCGACCTTAACCGGCAGTCGCTGGCGCTCATGGGCAATGACCCGCGCCTTAATCAGGCAGTGCAGACCCAGACCCTGATCCGCAACCTTACCGAGGCAGTTGTGTTTAATGGCTCCGGGCAGGTGCTGGCCAAATCGGGCCTGACCTTTGCCATGGAGTTTGAAACCGTACCTGAGGACGCACTGGCGCGGGCCCGACTGGGCGAGGTGCCGGTCCTGACCAGTGACACCGATGACCGGGTACGCGCACTTGTCCGGCTCGACCGCTTTGTCGATGCCTATCTCTATGTCGGGCGGTTCATTGATCCGGCAGTGCTGGCGCATATGCAGACCGCCCGTGATGCCACGGCGGGTTATCGGGCGCTGGAGGAACAGCGCGGCAATCTGATCGCGGTGATGACCCTGATCTTTATCGGTGCCTCGCTGCTGCTGCTGATTGTTGCCATCGGTCTGGCGCTGAAATTCGCCAGCTGGATCGCCATGCCGATCAGCCAGCTTATTCAGGCATCGGACCGGGTCTCCGGCGGTGACTTCGGTGTACGGGTGGCCGAGCCCGCCCATATGGATGAGTTCAGCATCCTGTCGCGAACCTTCAACCGCATGACGGAACAACTTGAGCAGCAACGCGATGAACTGATTGAGGCCAACCGCCAGTCGGTCCTGCGTCGACGGTTTACCGAAGCGGTCCTGTCCGGCGTCTCGGCAGGCATTGTCTCGCTGGATACCGCGGGCAAGGTCAGGCTGGCTAACCGTCATGCGCTGCATTTCTTCGCTGCTGAGGAGCCGCCTCTGGCGATTGATTCAACGCTGGTTGATTACATTCCGGGGCTGGCGCCGATGATCACGCGCGCGCGTCTGAAGCCTCAGCGCGATTATGAAGAGCAGATCGACATTCCACGCGGGAGCGGGGAGAACGCGACCCTGCTGACCCGTCTGACCGCCGAACTGCAGGAAGGCGTGCTCACCGGCTATATCGTCACATTCGATGATATTACCGACCTCGTCAGTGCCCAGCGCAAGGCCGCCTGGTCCGATGTGGCTCGACGGATCGCCCATGAGATCAAGAACCCGCTGACCCCGATCCAGCTCGCCGCCGAGCGATTACGGCGACGTTATGGCAAGCTGGTGCCGAGCGACGATCAGGCCTTCGATACCTGCATCGATACGATCATCCGGCAGGTTGGTGATATTGGCGGCATGGTTGATGAATTCTCGTCCTTTGCCCGGATGCCGACACCGAAAATGGCCCGCGATGATCTGGTTTCAGTTGTGCGTGAGGTGGTGTTTCTGCAGCAGCAGGCGGTGTCAAAAATCCGAATCCAGATCACAGAATCACCTGAGCGACTCGAACTGGTCATGGATCAGCGGCAAATCGCACAGGCATTGACCAATGTTATCAAGAATGCTGTCGAATCGGTTTCGACTCTGCTGGCCGGATTCGCCGAGTCGGGCGAGCCGATTGATTCTCGGAATTTGATTTCCGTTGAAATTCAACAGGATGACAGCAGCTGCTGGGTGAATATCCGGGATCAGGGACTCGGCCTGCCCGATTTGGCCAAGGATCGCCTGTCCGAGCCATATGTGACAGAACGCGAGGGCGGCACAGGTCTTGGTCTGGCTATCGTGAAGAAGATTGTGGAAGATCACGGCGGAACATTAAGACTTGCCGACAACCCTACATGTGGCGCATATGTAACACTAGTGTTGTCGAAAAGTCTCAGTGAGTCCGGTGAGGGCGCTCAGGAGGCTGCCCTCGAAATCGGTCACAACACTTAAAGTCAGGCAGCTGCTGTTCAGCGCTGCCGGAAAGCAGCGGGAATAAAAGCAGACATGGCGCACGATATTCTGATTGTCGATGATGAGGCCGATATCCGCACAATGATCGCGGATATCCTTCAGGACGAGGGTTATGAGGTACGGCAGGCAGCCGATGCCGATCAGGCACTGGAAGCCGTCAAATCACGCCAGCCAAGTCTGGTGATTCTCGATATCTGGCTCGAGGGCAGCCGTATGGATGGCCTCGGTATTCTTGAGATCCTGCGCCATGAGCATCCGGGTCTGCCGGTGCTCATGATTTCAGGCCATGGCACTGTCGAAACCGCTGTCGCTGCCATCAAGAAGGGCGCCTACGACTTCATCGAAAAGCCCTTCAAGACCGACCGTCTGCTGCTGACCGTTGATCGCGCCGTTGAAGCCGCCAAATTGCGGCGGGAAAACCGCGAGCTGCGTATCCGGGCCAATGCTGTCACTGACCTGATCGGCAAATCCTCTCAGGTAAACCACCTGAAACTCGCCATCGAGCGCGTCGCCCCGACCAACAGCCGGGTGCTGATTACCGGTGCACCGGGTTCCGGTAAGGAAGTGGTTGCCCGCGTTCTGCACGAACAGTCCCGCCGCAAGGATGGCCCGTTTGTAGTGCTGAACTGCGCCATCATGCGGCCTGAGCATTTCGAGGTTGAGCTGTTCGGCGCTGAGCAGATCGCCGAGGGCCAGCCGCACAAGATTGGTCTGCTGGAGCAGGCCCATGGTGGCACCCTGTTGCTGGATGAAATCGCTGACCTGCCGCTGGAAACCCAGGGCAAGATCGTGCGCGTGCTGCAAGAGCAGACCTTCCACCGGGTTGGTGGTACCCAGAAAATCGGTGTCGATGTCCGCGTGATCGCGTCGAGCAACCGCAACCTGCAGGAAGAAATGCAGGAAGGCCGGATGCGCCAGGACCTGTATTACCGCCTGAATGTCGTGCCGCTTGAAGTCCCGGCACTGCAGGAGCGCCGCGACGATATTCCGGTTCTGCTGCGCCACTTCATGAATCTGGCGTCCGAAACCACTGGCCTGCCAGCCCGTGAAATCGGTGATGATGCCATGGCCGCACTACAGGCCTATGAATGGCCAGGCAATGTCCGTCAGCTGCGCAATGTCATCGACTGGCTGCTGATCATGGCTGCAGAAGACCCCATCCGCGCCGATATGCTGCCGGGTGAAATCGGCTCCAGCGCACCGGATGTGGTGAAGTGGGAGCGTGGTGCTGAAATCATGAGCCTGCCACTGCGTGAAGCCCGTGAGGTGTTCGAGCGTGAATACCTGATGGCACAGGTCAACCGTTTCGGTGGCAATATCTCTCGCACGGCCTCTTATGTCGGCATGGAACGCTCGGCCCTGCACCGCAAACTGAAGTCTCTCGGTGTCCAGAGCAGCGATCGCCTGCGTGCCAAGACCGGCGGCGGTGCCAGCATGGTTGGCGGCGACGGTGACATGGCAACGCCACCAACCGTAAATTAGGCAGCAATAGGCATTTCAGGCCAGATATGGGCTTGAAATTAGCAGCGAATAGGGATTTGGTGCAGTTGTCATTGGTGGCGACAGCACCAAATCCCTTTTTCATGCCAAGAGCTTGATTGAGCCGTTATGAAAGTCATTATCTGCGGTGCTGGCCAGGTCGGCAGCAACATCGCCAATTACCTAGCGGTTGAGGGCAACGATGTCACCGTCATCGACAGTGAGCAGTCGGTTGTCACCGAGCTTGCCCAGACCCTTGATGTGAAATCGATCCATGGTCTTGCTTCCCAGCCGAGTGTGCTGGAGCAGGCAGGGGCCAATGAGGCTGATATGCTAATCGCGGTCACCCATGCCGATGAGGTGAACATGGTCGCCTGTCAGGTGGCCCATTCGATCTTCAATGTTACGACCAAGATCGCACGGGTGCGGGCACAGGATTACCTGAAGCCGATCTGGGCTGATCTGTTCTCCCGCGATCATATGCCGATTGATGTGATTATCTCGCCGGAGATCGAGGTCGCACGCGCCATTTCCCGCCGCCTGCAGGTGCCGGGCGCGTTCAACATGATCCCCTTTGCCGAGGGCAAGGTGCGCTTGATCGGCGTGCTCTGTGAAGAGAACTGCCCGATCGTGAATACCCCGCTGCGCCAGCTGACCTCACTGTTTCCCGATCTGGCGATCAAGATCGTCACCATCTCCCGTGATGACCGCTACTTCCTGCCGACCGGCGACGATCAGCTTCTGGTCGGTGATCAGGCCTATATCGTTGTTGATGAGGCCCATATCAGCCGCGCCATGGCTGCCTTCGGTCATGAGGAGCCGGAAGCGCGCCGTATCCTGATTGTTGGTGGCGGCAATATCGGTCTGGTGCTGGCCGAGGAGATCGAGAACAACTATCCCGGTGTTACCGTCCGGATTATCGAGTATGGCAAGGAACGGGCACGGTTCATCGCCCAGAAGCTGCCGAATACCACCGTGATCAATGGTGATGGCCTCGATCCCGCAATCCTCGAGGAAGCGAA encodes:
- a CDS encoding nitrogen regulation protein NR(I), with the protein product MTSGTILVADDDRSIRTVLTQALAREGYDVRTTSNASTLWRWVSDGEGDLVITDVVMPDENGLDLLPRLRRLRPELRVVVMSAQNTLMTAVKAAERGAFEYLPKPFDLSELIQVVERALKAGAVEQTDIPVAKESERLPLIGRSPAMQNIYRIMARLMNTDLTVLITGESGTGKELVAKALHELGQRKRGPFVPVNMAAIPRELIESELFGHEKGAFTGAVNRSTGRFEQAQGGTLFLDEIGDMPPEAQTRLLRVLQEGEYTTVGGRTAMAADVRIIAATHRDLRTLIRQGLFREDLYYRLNVVPMRLPALRERSSDIPDLVSHFLSETMPEEKIAKRLTPAAMQRLQVHQWPGNVRELENLVRRLSALYVDEEIDVDVIDAELNEDEASEPVAGISHIPSDESLSEAVGRHLTAYFAAHDGSLPASGLYERIIQEVERPLITQCLEATKGNQIKAAELLGLNRNTLRKKIRGLNIPVVRGIK
- a CDS encoding sigma-54-dependent Fis family transcriptional regulator, with the protein product MAHDILIVDDEADIRTMIADILQDEGYEVRQAADADQALEAVKSRQPSLVILDIWLEGSRMDGLGILEILRHEHPGLPVLMISGHGTVETAVAAIKKGAYDFIEKPFKTDRLLLTVDRAVEAAKLRRENRELRIRANAVTDLIGKSSQVNHLKLAIERVAPTNSRVLITGAPGSGKEVVARVLHEQSRRKDGPFVVLNCAIMRPEHFEVELFGAEQIAEGQPHKIGLLEQAHGGTLLLDEIADLPLETQGKIVRVLQEQTFHRVGGTQKIGVDVRVIASSNRNLQEEMQEGRMRQDLYYRLNVVPLEVPALQERRDDIPVLLRHFMNLASETTGLPAREIGDDAMAALQAYEWPGNVRQLRNVIDWLLIMAAEDPIRADMLPGEIGSSAPDVVKWERGAEIMSLPLREAREVFEREYLMAQVNRFGGNISRTASYVGMERSALHRKLKSLGVQSSDRLRAKTGGGASMVGGDGDMATPPTVN
- a CDS encoding Trk system potassium transport protein TrkA, with the protein product MKVIICGAGQVGSNIANYLAVEGNDVTVIDSEQSVVTELAQTLDVKSIHGLASQPSVLEQAGANEADMLIAVTHADEVNMVACQVAHSIFNVTTKIARVRAQDYLKPIWADLFSRDHMPIDVIISPEIEVARAISRRLQVPGAFNMIPFAEGKVRLIGVLCEENCPIVNTPLRQLTSLFPDLAIKIVTISRDDRYFLPTGDDQLLVGDQAYIVVDEAHISRAMAAFGHEEPEARRILIVGGGNIGLVLAEEIENNYPGVTVRIIEYGKERARFIAQKLPNTTVINGDGLDPAILEEANVGQTETVVCVTNDDEGNILGSILAKRYGCQRAITLINRNTYGPLLSSLGIDAVVSPKSITASTILQHVRRGRIRSVHSICDGFAEVIEAEALETSSIVNKEIENLNLPSGVIIGAIVRQDQILIPTPDTVIKPLDRVILLSTIGQIKKVEKMFSVRLEFF